Proteins found in one Aethina tumida isolate Nest 87 chromosome 1, icAetTumi1.1, whole genome shotgun sequence genomic segment:
- the LOC109598040 gene encoding uncharacterized protein LOC109598040, with protein MINVRILVFIWMSRGVFAEGCTKTEYQCQNGDCVNINKYCNGVQDCTDGTDEISNCSPCNITYYGGVGHTYELEIKRPSDSQMPFLCYLNFTAAGGSFGELVQLTFESFAVGMFESFTSEGCPDGYISIRESNRPPTGGKWCGSAWGYTVYYSETPSVNLTLMLNRFSPQQTSGYTFEFKLSYKFLKLSDAKIRYGNATQRSYRGKLTPGSYCDRLLENCSKKPCKIQSPNYPGIYPRNVSCHYRVREKNVPEGKHALITVRQANFHYKEHLPKFDNSDRVLRIWDQCNMMQDYLEIFDGWGSGATTLAHLCSGETVPEIISSGPELLVKFHTSPFGNPFHPLPLSYLPGFELEVEVFYVNKESPSYIEHGKKCEFLVTTFDNTTGLLESPLHSLPPNTTCQYHFKGQRNNIIWISFIKYHVTNERLADFNTGDCDVQLQIWDGDIKGKNNVQLIGQFCKFDKPKLCDHSLLKNSSRLTRPCGLAESYISSSTDLTISHTIRYGSVLYPVNFILKYEFVDLSQEGSQMSRNPCDRIFKTDTGRFYSPKITFLYGRGGQRDLTCTYQFESKNHQRLKITFTKAQFGDRKCYSVYNTEINRWVCNSKSKNSGTANLKISEYPWKGIEIKRDCLCSNITEPFSIVTKTASRVVVKFQITNMKITEDFHDYYFDATFQFIPNENNCLNPWKNRRLKGTSGEITVRNNEQNLSETEGFTYQNQTVKYCLDQPWLIEPENNLGNYIYLKIKGSQIRDARLCPSKNRILIYSPGKTEDIHSICPYYETVDDVVEMFSEGWSIFSYKKIQNKNSRSFIIEFLQRETGNFAVNWMEVSKNPALTLPSSLLMISPPDCPHSCPELGACISPELWCDGLRHCPSGNDEQESNCSINSGFPIQYLNSAALTTLGVVIFVTIVAVSFYMFRHWKREQKNVIVSVTEHTFLEFKSGLC; from the exons AT gaTTAACGTGAGAATATTGGTTTTTATCTGGATGTCGAGGGGGGTTTTCGCAGAGGGTTGTACTAAGACCGAGTACCAATGTCAGAACGGCGAttgtgttaatataaacaaatactgCAACGGTGTCCAGGATTGCACTGATGGCACAGACGAAATATCAAACTGTTCAC CATGCAACATCACGTACTACGGCGGAGTCGGTCATACATACGAATTAGAGATAAAGAGGCCTAGTGACTCGCAAATGCCGTTCCTgtgttatctaaattttactgCTGCAGGAGGCTCGTTCGGCGAACTGGTACAA CTGACGTTCGAATCGTTCGCAGTGGGAATGTTCGAGTCGTTCACGTCTGAAGGCTGTCCCGATGGGTACATCTCGATCAGGGAGTCGAACAGGCCGCCCACGGGCGGCAAATGGTGCGGAAGCGCGTGGGGTTACACCGTCTACTACAGCGAAACCCCCAGCGTAAACCTTACCCTGATGCTCAACCGGTTCTCTCCCCAG caaACATCTGGATACACGTTTGAATTTAAACTGTCCTATAAGTTTCTGAAACTAAGCGATGCCAAAATAAGATACGGAAATGCAACACAGAGATCTTATAGAGGAAAACTTACACCTGGGTCCTACTGTGAtag GTTATTGGAGAATTGTTCCAAAAAACCATGCAAAATTCAATCACCCAATTATCCAGGAATTTATCCCAGAAACGTAAGCTGTCATTACAGAGTCAGAGAAAAAAATGTTCCTGAAGGAAAACATGCGTTAATCACAGTAAGACAAGCAAATTTCCACTACAAGGAGCATCTACCTAAGTTTGATAATAGTGATAGAGTCCTAAG AATTTGGGATCAGTGCAATATGATGCAAGATTATTTGGAGATTTTTGATGGATGGGGCAGTGGTGCCACAACGCTAGCTCACCTTTGCAGTGGTGAAACAGTCCCAGAAATCATAAGCAGTGGTCCAGAATTGCTGGTAAAGTTTCACACTTCCCCATTTGGGAATCCTTTTCATCCTTTACCACTATCTTATTTACCCGGATTCGAACTGGAAGTGGAG GTATTCTATGTAAATAAGGAGTCCCCAAGTTACATAGAGCATGGCAAAAAGTGTGAATTCTTAGTGACAACGTTTGACAACACCACAGGTCTACTTGAAAGTCCATTGCACAGTTTACCACCGAACACAACTTGCCAGTATCATTTCAAAGGTCAAAGGAACAATATAATATGGATTTCTTTCATCAAATATCACGTCACCAACGAAAGACTTGCGGATTTCAATACTGGAGACTGTGACGTTCAATTGCAAATATGGGACGGCGATATCAAAGGCAAGAATAATGTCCAACTCATCGGTCAGTTCTGCAAATTTGACAAACCAAAATTGTGTGATCACTCGCTGCTTAAGAATTCGTCCAGGCTTACCAGACCATGTGGACTTGCCGAGAGTTACATTTCAAGCAGCACAGACCTTACAATTTCTCATACGATCAGATATGGTAGCGTCTTGTATCCGGTGAACTTTATACTCAAATATGAGTTCGTGGATTTGTCACAAGAAGGGAGTCAAATGTCGAGGAATCCTTGTGATCGAATATTCAAAACGGATACTGGAAGATTTTACTCTCCCAAAATTACCTTTTTGTATGGCCGTGGTGGACAAAGAGACTTAACTTGTACGTATCAGTTCGAATCGAAGAATCACCAGAggttgaaaattacatttactaAAGCACAATTCGGTGATCGAAAATGTTATTCGGTTTACAACACGGAGATAAACCGGTGGGTGTGCAATTCCAAGTCGAAAAATAGTGGAACAGCCAACCTTAAAATTTCAGAGTATCCTTGGAAGGGCATTGAAATCAAAAGAGATTGTTTATGTtctaatataactgaaccattCTCAATAGTCACGAAGACCGCCAGCAGAGTGGTAGTGAAGTTTCAAATTACCAATATGAAGATCACTGAAGATTTTCATGATTACTATTTCGATGCCACATTCCAGTTCATACCCAACGAAAACAACTGTCTTAATCCTTGGAAGAACAGAAGACTAAAAGGAACGAGTGGGGAGATAACTGTAAGAAACAACGAACAAAACTTAAGTGAAACTGAAGGTTTCACCTATCAAAATCAAACTGTGAAATATTGTTTGGATCAACCTTGGCTTATAGAgcctgaaaataatttaggtAATTATATCTACCTAAAGATTAAAGGTTCACAAATTCGTGATGCAAGACTTTGCCCGAGCAAGAACAGGATTCTAATTTATTCACCTGGTAAAACTGAAGATATCCACTCAATATGTCCATATTATGAGACGGTAGATGACGTCGTGGAGATGTTTTCTGAAGGTTGGAGCATATTTTCGTACAAGAAGATCCAAAACAAGAACTCCAGAAGTTTCATTATAGAATTTCTCCAAAGAGAAACTGGCAATTTCGCTGTGAATTGGATGGAAGTTTCAAAAAATCCAGCTTTGACTTTACCATCTAGTCTATTAATGATTTCACCACCTGACTGTCCTCATAG ttgtCCTGAATTGGGTGCTTGTATAAGTCCAGAATTGTGGTGTGACGGCTTACGACATTGTCCTTCAGGGAATGATGAACAAGAATCAAACTGTTCAATAAACAGCGGATTTCCCATTCAGTATTTGAATTCGGCTGCTTTAACAACATTGGGTGTGGTAATATTTGTAACGATTGTTGCTGTTTCGTTCTACATGTTCAGGCATTGGAAAAGAGAACAGAAAAATGTTATCGTCTCGGTAACTGAACATACATTTCTGGAATTTAAAAGTGGATTGTGTTGA
- the LOC126266546 gene encoding chymotrypsin inhibitor Ani s 6-like, whose translation MLLAKLVTLFTTVMMVEVINHSTYALLPVCPENETWNSCGNPCYERLCNETSTEPKRCTKNCVAGCYCNEGYKRDLEGRCINCPTCRCDEVWTRCGNECTANTCGKKTMCPLFCIENGGCVCKKGTKRGANNTCVPCDA comes from the exons ATGTTGCTAGCAAAACTAGTAACATTATTTACTACAGTGATGATGGTGGAAGTCATCAATCATTCAACATATG CTCTATTACCTGTTTGTCCTGAAAATGAAACGTGGAATAGTTGTGGAAATCCTTGCTATGAAAGATTGTGCAACGAAACATCAACCGAACCAAAAAGATGCACCAAAAACTGTGTAGCGGGATGTTACTGTAACGAAGGATATAAACGCGATCTTGAAGGACGATGCATTAACT gtcCTACTTGTCGTTGCGATGAAGTTTGGACCAGGTGTGGCAATGAATGTACAGCAAATACTTGCGGCAAGAAGACAATGTGTCCGTTGTTTTGTATAGAAAATGGCGGATGTGTCTGCAAAAAGGGCACTAAACGTGGCGCAAACAATACATGTGTTCCGTGCGAtgcttga
- the LOC126264230 gene encoding mucin-5B-like isoform X1: MLSKLVLIFSLVIMLQVLSNSSNVLAMLCPENEVWNDCGNRCNERYCNESMEKKPRTKECNPEGGCHCKRGFKRDPQGRCINCPTCRQDEMWVPCGDPCPYNTCNIAIPCPKICNVNGGCVCRPGSKPDKERKCIPCNA; encoded by the exons ATGTTGTCAAAACTAGTGTTAATATTTTCCTTGGTGATAATGCTACAAGTTTTGAGTAATTCAAGcaatg tttTGGCAATGCTTTGTCCGGAAAATGAAGTGTGGAATGATTGCGGGAATCGCTGTAATGAAAGATACTGCAACGAATCAATGGAAAAAAAACCTCGCACCAAGGAATGTAATCCTGAGGGTGGATGTCATTGTAAACGCGGATTTAAACGCGATCCGCAAGGTCGATGCATCAATT gccCCACTTGTCGTCAGGATGAAATGTGGGTTCCGTGTGGTGACCCATGTCCATACAACACTTGCAATATTGCGATCCCTTGCCCGAAGATTTGTAATGTTAATGGTGGATGCGTGTGCAGGCCAGGATCGAAACCAGATAAGGAAAGAAAATGTATTCCGTGCAATGCTTGA
- the LOC126264230 gene encoding uncharacterized protein LOC126264230 isoform X2 — translation MLSKLVLIFSLVIMLQVLSNSSNVLAMLCPENEVWNDCGNRCNERYCNESMEKKPRTKECNPEGGCHCKRGFKRDPQGPTCRQDEMWVPCGDPCPYNTCNIAIPCPKICNVNGGCVCRPGSKPDKERKCIPCNA, via the exons ATGTTGTCAAAACTAGTGTTAATATTTTCCTTGGTGATAATGCTACAAGTTTTGAGTAATTCAAGcaatg tttTGGCAATGCTTTGTCCGGAAAATGAAGTGTGGAATGATTGCGGGAATCGCTGTAATGAAAGATACTGCAACGAATCAATGGAAAAAAAACCTCGCACCAAGGAATGTAATCCTGAGGGTGGATGTCATTGTAAACGCGGATTTAAACGCGATCCGCAAG gccCCACTTGTCGTCAGGATGAAATGTGGGTTCCGTGTGGTGACCCATGTCCATACAACACTTGCAATATTGCGATCCCTTGCCCGAAGATTTGTAATGTTAATGGTGGATGCGTGTGCAGGCCAGGATCGAAACCAGATAAGGAAAGAAAATGTATTCCGTGCAATGCTTGA
- the LOC109598035 gene encoding espin isoform X2, with amino-acid sequence MPSIEALQRHHSDAPANNTTLALHYAAARGCLDCVRLLVDTSSDLSANTQMDNDVTPVYLAAQEGHLDVLKFLVLEAGGSLYVRAKDGMAPIHAASQMGCLNCVKWMVQDQGVDPNLRDGDGATPLHFASSRGHLDTVKWLLKHGARLSLDKYGKSPINDAAENQQVECLNVLVQHGTTQESENLSSHMCSCSRKEHRVKRGDSTASDCSGCKPTRQGNLINSEPFYLHPPLESRTIEAPHAPENGLYINPMNTQRQGTSSSSESGGSINGESFYLHNPQEVIYNRVKDLFESNTTQRTNGLSALTVKVEVHSSSSGAGSDENLSSSDLSERSGDHDHDYEDIYLVREENLKKNTSSVDRNNNSINHNNLRSRSRDSGSHSRSGSASSTNSSCNVIVKFTPQGNGKEKGSTYKSNEFLPKPQKYEKFEKKKDYHQDRTLSSSPSVLSSEDEQEKTKLSVSHSVPIRNNGNVPSSRALKRVTSVPADINPPPPPPPPPLSTMPRMSHNEDDEPRGAEIVEVVEEPTLRPSDIVKGMCRSMSALTSKRLNSSCSDLTIISIETNGDESDKHSPNLVNKQRVLPFIPPSFKGNADSNNLIKPSEYLRSISSDRTVSVRSTSESEASSTMVCNGTETKIINIVNGPPPPPLPNNLHISSDYLSSNEPQKFALPEITTDTVKKQMQPLSAISIQDLNSVQLRKTNGEKMLTKTLSAPTRSMSLQCLQTAMEPFLAQKTDLIAELKMSKDITGIKKMKIERAKSEINKEKEMYTEISRQFTTTKFVEKIPDKDNSGNIIPAWKRQMLAKKAAERARKELEEQMQKEAEEKRLQAIPQWKRQLIAKKEEAEQKIRSTIYTPKVVDDPKAVKVMEEANKQSFTTLDDNNNEHTINNDENQDPEIENSDEEEEKPNIIPWRAQLRKTNSKLNLLE; translated from the exons TGCCAACACGCAAATGGATAATGACGTGACTCCAGTCTATTTGGCTGCACAAGAAGGACACTTGGACGTCCTCAAGTTCCTCGTCCTGGAAGCTGGAGGATCGCTCTATGTCCGTGCCAAAGATGGAATGGCACCGATCCACGCCGCTAGTCAAATGGGATGCCTCAATTGCGTTAAATGGATG GTTCAGGATCAAGGAGTCGATCCAAATTTAAGAGACGGCGACGGAGCAACGCCACTGCACTTCGCATCGTCTAGAGGCCACTTGGATACTGTAAAATGGCTGCTCAAACATGGAGCAAGGCTATCTTTGGATAAATACGGGAAGAGTCCCATAAACGATGCTGCCGAAAATCAACAAGTCGAGTGTTTAAATGTGTTGGTTCAACATGGAACCACTCAGGAGTCGGAAAATCTTAGTTCACACATGTGTTCATGTTCCAGAAAGGAACACCGAGTCAAAAGg GGTGACAGCACTGCAAGTGACTGCTCAGGTTGCAAACCAACAAGACaaggtaatttaataaactcggAACCATTTTACCTTCATCCACCTTTGGAATCCAGAACCATAGAAGCCCCACATGCTCCAGAAAATGGACTCTACATCAATCCAATGAATACCCAAAGACAGGG cacgTCTAGCAGTTCTGAAAGTGGTGGAAGCATCAATGGAGAGTCATTCTACTTGCATAATCCTCAAGAAGTCATTTACAATCGTGTAAAAGATTTATTCGAGTCTAATACAACACAAAGAACTAATGGACTCTCGGCCCTAACAG TCAAAGTAGAAGTTCACTCCAGCAGTTCTGGAGCGGGGTCTGACGAGAACCTATCTTCTTCCGACTTGTCCGAGAGATCTGGTGACCATGACCATGATTACgaagatatttatttggtCAGAGAAGAAAATCTGAAGAAAAACACTTCCTCCGTCgacagaaataataattcca TAAACCACAATAACTTGAGGTCCAGATCCAGAGATTCAGGTTCCCACAG TCGTTCTGGTTCTGCTAGTTCGACCAATTCAAGTTGCAATGTAATCGTAAAATTCACTCCACAAGGCAATGGAAAAGAAAAAGGTAGCACTTACAAGTCCAACGAGTTCTTACCCAAACCTCAGAAATACGAGAAGTTCGAGAAGAAGAAAGATTATCATcag GATCGTACTTTGTCATCATCCCCATCCGTCCTGAGCTCCGAAGATGAACAAGAAAAGACAAAACTCAGCGTTTCCCACTCCGTTCCAATCCGCAATAACGGAAACGTTCCATCATCACGTGCTTTAAAAAGAGTCACTTCTGTGCCGGCAGATATAAATCCGCCGCCCCCTCCACCGCCACCGCCGCTATCCACGATGCCGAGAATGTCGCACAATGAGGACGACGAACCGAGAGGTGCAGAAATCGTGGAAGTCGTCGAAGAACCTACTTTGAGGCCTTCCGATATTGTCAAGGGCATGTGCAGAAGCATGAGCGCTTTAA CTTCCAAAAGACTTAACTCCTCGTGTTCGGACTTGACAATCATTAGCATAGAAACAAACGGCGACGAAAGCGACAAACACTCCCCCAATTTGGTCAACAAACAACGCGTTCTTCCCTTCATACCACCAAGTTTTAAGGGCAACGCGGATTCTAACAACCTCATCAAACCGTCGGAGTATTTGAGAAGCATTAGTTCGGATAGAACCGTGTCGGTAAGAAGTACTTCGGAAAGCGAGGCTTCCTCTACCATGGTGTGTAATGGTACCGaaaccaaaattattaatattgtcaaCGGACCTCCACCGCCGCCACTTCCAAACAACTTGCACATATCTTCTGACTATTTGTCATCCAACGAACCACAGAAGTTCGCGTTGCCGGAAATCACAACCGACACAGTTAAGAAACAGATGCAGCCGCTGTCTGCCATCAGTATTCAAGACTTAAACTCGGTCCAATTGAGGAAAACCAACGGGGAGAAGATGTTGACCAAGACATTGTCCGCACCCACTCGTTCGATGAGTTTGCAATGTCTGCAAACTGCTATGGAGCCCTTCTTGGCACAAAAAACCGATTTGATCGCCGAACTGAAGATGTCTAAGGATATTACCGGGATTAAAAAGATGAAGATTGAAAGGGCCAAGTCGGAAATCAACAAAGAGAAGGAAATGTACACAGAGATTAGCAGGCAATTTACTACCACCAAATTCGTTGAAAAG ATTCCTGACAAAGACAATTCAGGAAATATAATCCCTGCTTGGAAACGCCAGATGTTGGCAAAAAAGGCAGCTGAAAGAGCCAGAAAAGAGCTTGAAGAACAGATGCAAAAAGAGGCGGAAGAAAAACGTTTGCAGGCCATACCACAGTGGAAGAGACAGTTAATAGCTAAAAAAGAGGAAGCAGAGCAAAAAATAAG ATCCACTATCTATACGCCCAAAGTTGTGGACGATCCCAAAGCCGTCAAGGTAATGGAGGAAGCTAATAAACAAAGCTTTACTACTTTGGACGACAACAATAATGAACatactataaataatgatgaaaatcAGGATCCGGAAATCGAAAACTCGGATGAAGAGGAAGAAAAGCCGAACATAATTCCTTGGCGAGCACAGCTTAGAAAAACTAAcagtaaattgaatttgttggaatga
- the LOC109598035 gene encoding espin isoform X1: MPSIEALQRHHSDAPANNTTLALHYAAARGCLDCVRLLVDTSSDLSANTQMDNDVTPVYLAAQEGHLDVLKFLVLEAGGSLYVRAKDGMAPIHAASQMGCLNCVKWMVQDQGVDPNLRDGDGATPLHFASSRGHLDTVKWLLKHGARLSLDKYGKSPINDAAENQQVECLNVLVQHGTTQESENLSSHMCSCSRKEHRVKRGDSTASDCSGCKPTRQGNLINSEPFYLHPPLESRTIEAPHAPENGLYINPMNTQRQGTSSSSESGGSINGESFYLHNPQEVIYNRVKDLFESNTTQRTNGLSALTVKVEVHSSSSGAGSDENLSSSDLSERSGDHDHDYEDIYLVREENLKKNTSSVDRNNNSINHNNLRSRSRDSGSHSRSGSASSTNSSCNVIVKFTPQGNGKEKGSTYKSNEFLPKPQKYEKFEKKKDYHQDRTLSSSPSVLSSEDEQEKTKLSVSHSVPIRNNGNVPSSRALKRVTSVPADINPPPPPPPPPLSTMPRMSHNEDDEPRGAEIVEVVEEPTLRPSDIVKGMCRSMSALTSKRLNSSCSDLTIISIETNGDESDKHSPNLVNKQRVLPFIPPSFKGNADSNNLIKPSEYLRSISSDRTVSVRSTSESEASSTMVCNGTETKIINIVNGPPPPPLPNNLHISSDYLSSNEPQKFALPEITTDTVKKQMQPLSAISIQDLNSVQLRKTNGEKMLTKTLSAPTRSMSLQCLQTAMEPFLAQKTDLIAELKMSKDITGIKKMKIERAKSEINKEKEMYTEISRQFTTTKFVEKIPDKDNSGNIIPAWKRQMLAKKAAERARKELEEQMQKEAEEKRLQAIPQWKRQLIAKKEEAEQKISSPDFRSTIYTPKVVDDPKAVKVMEEANKQSFTTLDDNNNEHTINNDENQDPEIENSDEEEEKPNIIPWRAQLRKTNSKLNLLE; encoded by the exons TGCCAACACGCAAATGGATAATGACGTGACTCCAGTCTATTTGGCTGCACAAGAAGGACACTTGGACGTCCTCAAGTTCCTCGTCCTGGAAGCTGGAGGATCGCTCTATGTCCGTGCCAAAGATGGAATGGCACCGATCCACGCCGCTAGTCAAATGGGATGCCTCAATTGCGTTAAATGGATG GTTCAGGATCAAGGAGTCGATCCAAATTTAAGAGACGGCGACGGAGCAACGCCACTGCACTTCGCATCGTCTAGAGGCCACTTGGATACTGTAAAATGGCTGCTCAAACATGGAGCAAGGCTATCTTTGGATAAATACGGGAAGAGTCCCATAAACGATGCTGCCGAAAATCAACAAGTCGAGTGTTTAAATGTGTTGGTTCAACATGGAACCACTCAGGAGTCGGAAAATCTTAGTTCACACATGTGTTCATGTTCCAGAAAGGAACACCGAGTCAAAAGg GGTGACAGCACTGCAAGTGACTGCTCAGGTTGCAAACCAACAAGACaaggtaatttaataaactcggAACCATTTTACCTTCATCCACCTTTGGAATCCAGAACCATAGAAGCCCCACATGCTCCAGAAAATGGACTCTACATCAATCCAATGAATACCCAAAGACAGGG cacgTCTAGCAGTTCTGAAAGTGGTGGAAGCATCAATGGAGAGTCATTCTACTTGCATAATCCTCAAGAAGTCATTTACAATCGTGTAAAAGATTTATTCGAGTCTAATACAACACAAAGAACTAATGGACTCTCGGCCCTAACAG TCAAAGTAGAAGTTCACTCCAGCAGTTCTGGAGCGGGGTCTGACGAGAACCTATCTTCTTCCGACTTGTCCGAGAGATCTGGTGACCATGACCATGATTACgaagatatttatttggtCAGAGAAGAAAATCTGAAGAAAAACACTTCCTCCGTCgacagaaataataattcca TAAACCACAATAACTTGAGGTCCAGATCCAGAGATTCAGGTTCCCACAG TCGTTCTGGTTCTGCTAGTTCGACCAATTCAAGTTGCAATGTAATCGTAAAATTCACTCCACAAGGCAATGGAAAAGAAAAAGGTAGCACTTACAAGTCCAACGAGTTCTTACCCAAACCTCAGAAATACGAGAAGTTCGAGAAGAAGAAAGATTATCATcag GATCGTACTTTGTCATCATCCCCATCCGTCCTGAGCTCCGAAGATGAACAAGAAAAGACAAAACTCAGCGTTTCCCACTCCGTTCCAATCCGCAATAACGGAAACGTTCCATCATCACGTGCTTTAAAAAGAGTCACTTCTGTGCCGGCAGATATAAATCCGCCGCCCCCTCCACCGCCACCGCCGCTATCCACGATGCCGAGAATGTCGCACAATGAGGACGACGAACCGAGAGGTGCAGAAATCGTGGAAGTCGTCGAAGAACCTACTTTGAGGCCTTCCGATATTGTCAAGGGCATGTGCAGAAGCATGAGCGCTTTAA CTTCCAAAAGACTTAACTCCTCGTGTTCGGACTTGACAATCATTAGCATAGAAACAAACGGCGACGAAAGCGACAAACACTCCCCCAATTTGGTCAACAAACAACGCGTTCTTCCCTTCATACCACCAAGTTTTAAGGGCAACGCGGATTCTAACAACCTCATCAAACCGTCGGAGTATTTGAGAAGCATTAGTTCGGATAGAACCGTGTCGGTAAGAAGTACTTCGGAAAGCGAGGCTTCCTCTACCATGGTGTGTAATGGTACCGaaaccaaaattattaatattgtcaaCGGACCTCCACCGCCGCCACTTCCAAACAACTTGCACATATCTTCTGACTATTTGTCATCCAACGAACCACAGAAGTTCGCGTTGCCGGAAATCACAACCGACACAGTTAAGAAACAGATGCAGCCGCTGTCTGCCATCAGTATTCAAGACTTAAACTCGGTCCAATTGAGGAAAACCAACGGGGAGAAGATGTTGACCAAGACATTGTCCGCACCCACTCGTTCGATGAGTTTGCAATGTCTGCAAACTGCTATGGAGCCCTTCTTGGCACAAAAAACCGATTTGATCGCCGAACTGAAGATGTCTAAGGATATTACCGGGATTAAAAAGATGAAGATTGAAAGGGCCAAGTCGGAAATCAACAAAGAGAAGGAAATGTACACAGAGATTAGCAGGCAATTTACTACCACCAAATTCGTTGAAAAG ATTCCTGACAAAGACAATTCAGGAAATATAATCCCTGCTTGGAAACGCCAGATGTTGGCAAAAAAGGCAGCTGAAAGAGCCAGAAAAGAGCTTGAAGAACAGATGCAAAAAGAGGCGGAAGAAAAACGTTTGCAGGCCATACCACAGTGGAAGAGACAGTTAATAGCTAAAAAAGAGGAAGCAGAGCAAAAAATAAG CTCTCCTGATTTTAGATCCACTATCTATACGCCCAAAGTTGTGGACGATCCCAAAGCCGTCAAGGTAATGGAGGAAGCTAATAAACAAAGCTTTACTACTTTGGACGACAACAATAATGAACatactataaataatgatgaaaatcAGGATCCGGAAATCGAAAACTCGGATGAAGAGGAAGAAAAGCCGAACATAATTCCTTGGCGAGCACAGCTTAGAAAAACTAAcagtaaattgaatttgttggaatga